One part of the Osmerus mordax isolate fOsmMor3 chromosome 18, fOsmMor3.pri, whole genome shotgun sequence genome encodes these proteins:
- the LOC136961823 gene encoding major histocompatibility complex class I-related gene protein-like — protein MEGTYMNMNVSVLLVNQDFCYAATHSLKYFYTATSGIPHFPEFVTEGLLDGLPITYYDSNIRRETPRQDWMAETEKYWDEQTQISIKTEKSFKGNIAVAQQRLNQSGGVHSFQRMYGCEWNDVTGATDGFNQYGYDGEDWLTLDLKNRRYIAPVEKAAITKYKWDHQKGLIERDINYLTQDCIDWLKIYLVFGEKTLKRTVLPSVSLLQKSPSSPVTCHATGFYPRSVMVFWRRDGEQVYEDVEHGEVLPNEDGTFQNSVHLTVKLEDLDSRRYECVVQLPGVQEDFVTRLENTNQAAEGSGSSGLIIGAVVGVLLLVAIVCGVVIWKKKKDAKKGFAPANSEY, from the exons ATGGAAGGAACATACATGAATATGAATGTATCGGTTCTTTTAGTTAATCAAGATTTTTGTTATGCAGCCACACATTCGCTGAAATACTTCTACACAGCAACTTCAGGAATACCTCACTTCCCAGAGTTTGTAACAGAGGGGCTGCTGGATGGCCTGCCTATCACGTACTATGACAGTAACATCCGCAGAGAGACGCCTCGTCAGGATTGGATGGCTGAAACTGAGAAGTACTGGGATGAACAAACTCAGATCTCCATCAAAACTGAGAAAAGCTTCAAAGGCAACATAGCAGTTGCACAGCAGCGCTTGAACCAGAGTGGAG gtgtgcATTCATTTCAGAGGATGTATGGTTGTGAGTGGAATGATGTGACTGGAGCTACAGATGGGTTTAACCAGTATGGTTATGATGGAGAGGATTGGCTGACTCTGGATCTGAAGAACAGGAGATACATCGCTCCAGTGGAAAAGGCTGCCATAACCAAATACAAGTGGGACCACCAAAAAGGTCTGATTGAGCGCGATATTAACTACCTCACCCAGGATTGCATTGACTGGCTGAAGATTTATCTGGTCTTTGGGGAGAAAACTCTGAAGAGGACAG tcctcccctccGTGTCTCTGCTCCAGAAgagcccctcctctccagtcacCTGCCACGCTACAGGCTTCTACCCCAGAAGTGTCATGGTgttctggaggagagatggagaacaggtGTACGAGGATGTGGAGCATGGAGAGGTTCTACCTAACGAGGATGGAACCTTCCAGAACAGTGTTCACCTGACAGTGAAGCTTGAGGACCTGGACAGCAGGAGGTATGAGTGTGTGGTTCAGCTCCCGGGGGTTCAGGAGGACTTTGTCACCAGACTGGAGAACACCAATCAAG CTGCAGAAGGTTCTGGTTCCTCTGGTCTCATCATTGGAGCTGTGGTTGGTGTTCTTCTGCTGGTCGCCATCGTCTGTGGAGTCGTCAtctggaagaagaagaaggatgcCAAGAAag GCTTTGCTCCAGCGAACAGTGAGTATTAA